TGGTGATCACGTCGCGCCCGGCAAGCAGGGCGGGGATGGCTCCGGCCTGCACCGGGGTGGGCGTGCGCCCGCCGAGAAACCTCTGCCAGTCGGTGACAGGGGAAGAGCCGGGAGCAGGCTGCCCGGGACGAGTCCGGTCCTGGCCTTCCCGATGCTGGCCAGGGCGCGTGGGGGTGGCAGAGCGGTCGGTGGCCTGAGCCGAAGTGCGTTCAGGCTGGTCTTTGGTTCGAGTGGGAGTCATGGAACGTCCTGTCGGCAGAACACACCGCGGGAGGGCGGATGGGCCGCTCCCGGTGGAGGCGCAGCGCTGGAGAGGGCGCTGGGGAAGGAAAGGAACGCCTCAGGCGGGTCTCGCCTGGCTCTCCGCGCTGCTGGGTCGTCTGCCTGCTGAGGAGGTCTGTTCTGCCGGAGGTTCGACTTCACAGACAAACGGACACAGTATGCCGCAAAACCGCGCCCCCGACTGTGGGGGCCGGGGGTGAGGAGTCAGGAGGGCTCTTTGGAGGTCGGGGGGGAGTCCGGCTCAGGCTCGGTCTTCCCCTTCCAGCGCCCCGCCTGGCGCACACTCTGGGTCAGGAGGTACTCGATCTGGGCGTTGACGCTCCGCAGGTCGTCGGCGGCCCAGCGTTCGAGCGCGGCGTACAGCTCAGGGCTGATGCGGAGCGGGTAATTCTTGCGGGCCACAGCCGCCTCACCTCACCTTCCGGGCGACTGCACTCAATACAGGCTCCCGGCGTTGACCACGGGCTGGGTGCCGCGCTCGCTGGTCAGCACCACGAGGAGGTTGCTCACCATCTGCGCCTTGCGCTCCTCGTCGAGTTGCACGATGCCCTGCTCCGACAGTTCGCGCAGCGCCATCTCGACCATACCGACCGCGCCCTGCACGATCTGCTGCCGGGCGGCGATGATGGCGCTCGCCTGCTGGCGCTGGAGCATCGCCCCGGCGATCTCGGGCGAGTAGGCCAGGTGCGAGAGCCGCGCTTCGAGCACCTCCACCCCCGCGTGCCGCAGCCGGGTGGCGAGTTCGCGCCCCAGCGCCTCGGCGACCTCGTCGGGATTGCCCCGCAGCGAGAAGCCGTGCCCCTCGTACTCGTCGTAGGGATACTGGGCGGCGAGGTGGCGCAGGGCCGTCTCGGACTGAATCTCGACGAACTCCTCGTAATCCTCCACGTCGAAAACCGCCCGCGCGGTGTCCACCACCCGCCACACAATCACGGCGGCGATCTCGATGGGGTTGCCCATCTGGTCGTTCACCTTCAGCCGCTCGGAGTTGAAGTTGCGAATCCGCAGAGACACGTTGCGGCGCACCGTGAAGGGGTTGGTCCAGTAAAAGCCGTTGCGCCGCTCGGTCCCCACGTACCGCCCGAAGAGGGTCAGCACCTTGGCCTGGTTGGGCTGCACGATGAAAAACCCGGCCAGGGCGAACAGGGCCAGGATGCCCGCCAGAATTCCCCAGACGAACTGTCCGGCGACGAGCAGCCAAAGCGTGACGACCGCCAGCACCAGCCACAGCAGCACGGCGGGCACGCCCGGCAGCCCGAAGGCGCGGCGCTCGACACTCGCCACCCCAGTGGCGGGCGAGACTCCACCCTGCGGACCGACAGTGAGGGGCGCCTTCTCCAGTTTATTCATACCAACCTCCTATCAGGATGATATCATATTGATTCTGACCCGGAAAGGGGATGTGCCGGTCCCTACCTTGGAGAAGACCCTGCGCCACCCCGGCCCGGCGGTTGTCACCCTCCCGCAAAGCACGTATGGTGCGGCAAATACAATTCCCAGCGGGGCGCGGCGGTGGTGCGGCCCACCTTCCGCCCTTACCGTTTCCCCCAGCCGCCGGAGTCCCCATGCAGATTTTCGACCCCACCATCTTTCCGATTCTCGCGGCTGACGGGCTGACCAACGGCGCGGTGTACGCGCTGCTGGCGCTGGCCCTGGTGCTCGTCTTCGCTGTCACCCGGGTGATCTTCATCCCGATGGGCGAGTTCGTCGTCTTCGGCACCCTCACGCTCGCCTCGTTGCAATTGGGGCGGGTGCCGGGCACGCTCTCCCTGCTACTCGTGCTGCTTGGTGTGGCGGCCGTGATGGAGGCGTTCAGTCAGGCCCGGCGGGGGCTGACAGGCAGGGGACTCCTCACGCTGGCGGGCGCGGTGGTGATCGGCGCCGTCCTCTGGGTCCTCACTTCCTGGGCCGCCCCCCTCAAGTTGCCCCTCTGGGGACAGGTCCTGCTCACGCTCGCCCTGGTCGCGCCGCTGGGGCCGCTCGTCTACCGCACGGTGTACCAGCCGCTCCAGAACGCGACGGTCCTCGTCCTGCTGATCGCCTCCGTCGCCCTGCACCTCGCCCTGACCGGGCTGGCGCTGGTGTTCTTCGGGCCGGAGGGCGCGCGCACGCCCCCCTTCGCGGCCGGGAACGTCACGCTGGGGCAGGTGACGCTGACGTGGCAGAGCCTGCTGGTGATCCTGGTTTCCGCTCTCCTGATGCTGGGGCTGTACCTTTTCTTCGAGAGGACGATGGCGGGCAAGGCGTTGCGGGCGACTGCCGTCAACCGCCTGGGCGCCCGGCTGGTCGGGATCAGCCCCGCGTCGGCAGGGAGGCTGACCTTCACGCTGGCCGCCCTGATCGGCGCGCTGGGCGGCATGCTGATCGGCCCCAGCGTCGCCATGACCTACGACTCGGGCTTCCTGATCGGCCTCAAGGGTTTTATCGGCGCGATTATCGGCGGGTTGGTGAGCTATCCCCTCGCGGCGGCGGGGGCGGTCCTGGTCGGCCTGATCGAGAGCTTCGCCTCCTTCAGCCTCTCGGCCTGGAAGGAGGTCATCGTCTTTACCCTGATCCTGCCCGTGTTGCTATGGCGCTCGCTGACCACCCGCCATATCCCCGAGGACGAGGAATGAGGGCGCGGCGGTGGCTGGCCGTCCTCGCGGGCCTGGTGGCGCTCGCCCTGCCGCTGGTACTGCCGCTCTTTCAGGTCACGCTGCTCGTGAACATCCTGATCTTCGCCATCGTGGTCACCGGGCTGGTGCTGCTGACCGGCGTCGTGGGGCTCACCTCCTTCGGGCAGGCGGCCTTTATGGGGCTGGGGGCGTACACCACGGCGGTGCTCACCACACAGGCGGGCTGGAACCCCTGGCTCGGCCTCCTCGCGGGCTTCGGCGTCACCGCCCTGATCGCCTGGCTGCTGGGCCTGATGACGCTGCGGATGCAGGGGCACTACCTGCCGCTGGCGACCATCGCCTGGGGCATCAGCCTGTACTACGTGTTCGGCAACACCCCGGCGCTGGGCGGCTTCACCGGCCTGACGAACATCCCGCCGATCAGCGTGTTCGGCCTGATCCTCACCTCGCCACGCACCTTCGCGTACCTGGCGTTGGTCTGTCTCACGCTGACCGCCGTCGGCGCCCAGTTCCTGCTCTCCAGCCGGGTCGGGCGGGCGATGCGTGCTCTGCGCGGCGGCCCCCTCGTCGCCGAGGCGTTCGGAGTGAACACCTTCCGCCTGCGGGTGGAGGTCTTCGTCCTCGCCGCGCTGATGGCCTCGCTGGCCGGGTGGCTCTACGCCCACAGCCAGCGGTTCGTGAACCCCACGCCCTTCGGCCTGCAAGCGGGCATCGAGTACCTGTTCATGGCGGTGGTGGGCGGCTCTGGGCACGTGTGGGGGGGCGTGCTGGGCGCGGGGCTCATCACCCTGCTGCGCGAGTGGCTGCGCGACCTGCTACCCGCGATCATTGGCGCCCAGGGCAACTTCGAGGTGATCGTCTTCGGCGTCCTCGTCATCCTGACCCTGCAATTCGCGCGGCGTGGCCTGTGGCCGCTCGTCGAGCGGGGACTGCCGCAGGAGGGGGTGCGCCTGCTGCCCGAACGGACGCGATTGCCGGAACGGGGGAGGCCGACGCCGGGGACACCCCTCCTGAGCGTCGAACACGCCGTCAAGCAGTTCGGCGGCCTGCGCGCCGTGAACGACGTGTCCTTCGAGCTGCGTGCCGGGGAAATCCTGGGCCTGATCGGGCCGAACGGGGCGGGAAAGAGTACCGTCTTCAACCTCATCACGGGGGTGAATCCGGCCACGAGCGGGCGGGTCACCCTCGTGGGCCGGGATATCACCCGGCTGAGCGCGGGGCAGATTCACCGTCTGGGTGTGGCGCGCACCTTTCAGCATGTTCACCTGCTCCCCGACCTCACCCTGCTCGCCAACACCATGATGGGCGGGTATGCTCGGGGCCGGGCCGGGCTGGTCGCCAGCCTGCTGCACCTGGAGCGCGCCGAGGAGGCCGCCCTGCAACACGAGGCGCTGCGGCAACTGCGGCGGGTGGGGCTGGAAGATCAGGCCTTCGCGCTCGCCGGGAACCTCGCCCTGGGGCAGCAGCGCATCCTGGAGGTCGCCCGCGCCCTCGTCGCCGACCCCACCCTGCTGCTCCTCGACGAGCCCGCCGCCGGGCTGCGCTACGGCGAGAAGATGGAACTCGTGGCCCTGCTGCGCCGCCTGCGTGACGAGGGCGTGACCATCCTGCTGGTGGAACACGATATGGACCTGGTGATGAACCTGGTGGATCGCCTCGTCGTCATGAACTACGGTGAGAGGCTGGCGGAGGGGACGCCCGCCGAGATTCGCCGGAACCCCGCCGTGCGCGAGGCCTACCTGGGTGTGGACGTGCCGGGTGAGGTCGCGTGACGGCCCCCCCACTCCTGCTCGACGTGCGCGACCTGCACACCCGGTACGGGCGGGTGGAGGCCCTCTCGGGCGTGAGCATCCAGGTCCCCGCCGGGCATATCGTCAGCGTGATCGGCGCGAACGGGGCGGGCAAGACGACGCTGATGAATTCCATCATGGGGGTGCTGCCCTCGGCCGGCGAGCTCACCTACGCGGGCGAGTCGCTGCGCGGCGTGCCGCTGGAGGGTCGGGTGGCGCGGGGAATCAGC
This window of the Deinococcus apachensis DSM 19763 genome carries:
- a CDS encoding branched-chain amino acid ABC transporter permease, with amino-acid sequence MQIFDPTIFPILAADGLTNGAVYALLALALVLVFAVTRVIFIPMGEFVVFGTLTLASLQLGRVPGTLSLLLVLLGVAAVMEAFSQARRGLTGRGLLTLAGAVVIGAVLWVLTSWAAPLKLPLWGQVLLTLALVAPLGPLVYRTVYQPLQNATVLVLLIASVALHLALTGLALVFFGPEGARTPPFAAGNVTLGQVTLTWQSLLVILVSALLMLGLYLFFERTMAGKALRATAVNRLGARLVGISPASAGRLTFTLAALIGALGGMLIGPSVAMTYDSGFLIGLKGFIGAIIGGLVSYPLAAAGAVLVGLIESFASFSLSAWKEVIVFTLILPVLLWRSLTTRHIPEDEE
- a CDS encoding SPFH domain-containing protein encodes the protein MNKLEKAPLTVGPQGGVSPATGVASVERRAFGLPGVPAVLLWLVLAVVTLWLLVAGQFVWGILAGILALFALAGFFIVQPNQAKVLTLFGRYVGTERRNGFYWTNPFTVRRNVSLRIRNFNSERLKVNDQMGNPIEIAAVIVWRVVDTARAVFDVEDYEEFVEIQSETALRHLAAQYPYDEYEGHGFSLRGNPDEVAEALGRELATRLRHAGVEVLEARLSHLAYSPEIAGAMLQRQQASAIIAARQQIVQGAVGMVEMALRELSEQGIVQLDEERKAQMVSNLLVVLTSERGTQPVVNAGSLY
- a CDS encoding ABC transporter permease subunit, whose translation is MRARRWLAVLAGLVALALPLVLPLFQVTLLVNILIFAIVVTGLVLLTGVVGLTSFGQAAFMGLGAYTTAVLTTQAGWNPWLGLLAGFGVTALIAWLLGLMTLRMQGHYLPLATIAWGISLYYVFGNTPALGGFTGLTNIPPISVFGLILTSPRTFAYLALVCLTLTAVGAQFLLSSRVGRAMRALRGGPLVAEAFGVNTFRLRVEVFVLAALMASLAGWLYAHSQRFVNPTPFGLQAGIEYLFMAVVGGSGHVWGGVLGAGLITLLREWLRDLLPAIIGAQGNFEVIVFGVLVILTLQFARRGLWPLVERGLPQEGVRLLPERTRLPERGRPTPGTPLLSVEHAVKQFGGLRAVNDVSFELRAGEILGLIGPNGAGKSTVFNLITGVNPATSGRVTLVGRDITRLSAGQIHRLGVARTFQHVHLLPDLTLLANTMMGGYARGRAGLVASLLHLERAEEAALQHEALRQLRRVGLEDQAFALAGNLALGQQRILEVARALVADPTLLLLDEPAAGLRYGEKMELVALLRRLRDEGVTILLVEHDMDLVMNLVDRLVVMNYGERLAEGTPAEIRRNPAVREAYLGVDVPGEVA